One Bos javanicus breed banteng chromosome 10, ARS-OSU_banteng_1.0, whole genome shotgun sequence genomic window, TGTACTCTTTCCCAAGACCTAATTTAGATCCAGAGAAAGGTTCTTCAAAATCATATGCTTCATTACATTTAATCACACAACTTTTCcaagtttttttaaagttaaaatagcATAAAAGGGAGAAAGTTCtgataaaatagaatataaaataactgaataggaaagaaaaaagaattttcctaTGATACAAATTTCTTACTGACTACTCTTAtgcaatataatttttaagtcttgccaaatcaaataaaatatcaataataattCAATAATAAGTCTACATTACTAACACCAATGGCTGAGTTTAAAGAAGCTTAATATCTTTGGGGAATAGCTGGAGGAACTAACAGTATATTCTTTCTTATGATAGAACTGCATGAAGAGATGAATCACAGCTCTAGGAGGACTTACAATAAACTCTGGATTTTTAAGTTTTGCTGTGGTTTTGTGTTTTAGTTGGGATAATTTGTAActcaatagggaaaggaataagaTTTAATTATTCAAGGCAATGAGTTCCTATGAGCTCTCTCACATAATGTAATGCCATCTTTTCTTctcctgtttaattttttgaacatATATCACATACACTCAAATGTACATGGAGCAGAAGTACATATCTTGATAATTTTTCACAAAGTGAATACTCCTATGTAACTATCAACATCAAGAAAGAGAACATCACCAGCAGTTCAGAAGGCCCTTCCTATCCTTTCTGTCCCCAGTTTCCCTTTaagtatggggaaggaggagggttcaggatggggaacacatgtatgcctgtggcggattcatttcaatatacggcagaaccaatacaatattgtaaagtttaaaaataaaataaaattaaaaaaaaagaaaatagaaaaccataaaaaaagaataatcattATTGAAGCTTTTTCAACCTTAGAGATTAGTTTCacctgtttttgaactttattttaaaaggttagCACAGTATACACCTCTTTGTATCTAACTGTCTTGGTCAATATTAAGTCTATGAAATTATCTTCCTTTGTATTAGCAGTTTAAAAAGAATTTACTCCCTTTACTGCAGAAAAATGATTTAGTCTCTGTAGATTCTTAGACTGGATTTCTGTGATGTCAAAAAAATTTCAGATACTCAATTTCATTGTTAAATTAgtttattacatttattaaatttatgtaATTGGTGCCAGTTGGTTGAACATCTCTCCCCTCCATCCTTCTTGAATAGTGTTGTTATGCTCTCTATATGATCTTTGATAATATGTGAAAACTTAGatacaaatataaacagaaaCTAGAATCCTAGGGTATGAAGCAGAGCTGGGAAATCAAACCCATGCTCAGTTCACTGATTGATTTCTGTTTCTCTCACATTCAGGTGACTAAAGAGAAGTCCTTTCCAAAGTCAATGAATGAGACAAATCATTCTCAGGTGACCGAATTTGTGTTGATGGGACTCTCTAATTCCCAGGAGCTCCAACCTTTCCTGTTTCTCATATTTTCACTACTGTATCTACTAATACTGCTGGGCAATTTTCTCATCATCCTCACTGTGACCTCAGATTCCCGCCTTCATACCCCTATGTACTTTCTCCTTGCAAACCTCTCTTTTATAGATATATGTGTTGCCTCCTTTGCTACCCCCAAAATGATTGCAGACTTTTTGGTTCAACGCAAGACTATTTCTTTTGATGCTTGTCTGGCCCAGAttttttttgttcatcttttcactGGCAGTGAGATGGTGATTCTTGTATCCATGGCTTATGATCGTTATGTTGCTATATGCAAACCTCTTCACTATATGACGATCATGAGCCGTCGTGTATGTATTATTCTTGTACTCATCTCCTGGTATGTGGGTTTCATCCATACTACTAGCCAGCTGGCATTTACTGTTAACTTGCCTTTTTGTGGGCCTAATCAAGTGGATAGATCTTTCTGTGACCTGCCTCTGGTGACTAAGTTGGCCTGCATCGACACTTATGTCATCAGCCTACTCATAGTTGCAGACAGTGGCTTTCTTTCTTTGAGTTCCTTCCTGCTGTTGGTTCTCTCCTACACTGTGATACTCGTCACAGTTAGGAGCCACTCCTCTGCTAGCATGGCCAAGGCCCGCTCCACACTGACTGCTCATATCACTGTGGTCACACTCTTCTTTGGACCATGCATCTTCATCTATGTGTGGCCCTTCAGCAGTTATTCAATTGACAAAGTCCTTGCAGTGTTCTACACCATCTTTACTCCCATTTTAAACCCTGTTATCTATACTCtaaggaataaagaaatgaaggcaGCTATGTCAAAACTGAAGAGTCGCTATTTGAAGTCTGGCCAGGTTCTTCAGTCATAAGAAATATTGTATTTCTGGAAACAAAGTAAATTCACTGGACTATTAACACTGTAGCTGTGTCTCTACGTATTTACAAATGGAATCACTGTCATGTTAAAACCAATCATTTTAACCAGTGGGAAGTGTTGACTAAGTTGAAGTAAAGGTTAATGGT contains:
- the LOC133255382 gene encoding olfactory receptor 4K15, with product MNETNHSQVTEFVLMGLSNSQELQPFLFLIFSLLYLLILLGNFLIILTVTSDSRLHTPMYFLLANLSFIDICVASFATPKMIADFLVQRKTISFDACLAQIFFVHLFTGSEMVILVSMAYDRYVAICKPLHYMTIMSRRVCIILVLISWYVGFIHTTSQLAFTVNLPFCGPNQVDRSFCDLPLVTKLACIDTYVISLLIVADSGFLSLSSFLLLVLSYTVILVTVRSHSSASMAKARSTLTAHITVVTLFFGPCIFIYVWPFSSYSIDKVLAVFYTIFTPILNPVIYTLRNKEMKAAMSKLKNHYPRPQKGSDL